TATCCTGTCGGATAAGATAGACAAAGACATCATCCGCCAGATCAGATCGTACGGCGCAACTGACATTGCCGTTTCTCCTAAGGGTAAGGAAGTGGCATTTATCATGCGCGGTGATGTATACGTCACTTCTATCGACTACAAAACGACGAAGCAAATTACGAATACTCCCGACCAGGAACGTGACATCAGTTTTGCCCCCGACGGACGTACTTTAGTTTACTCATCGGAACGTAACGGACTTTGGCAACTTTACACATCAACGATCGTACGTAAAGAAGAAAAGCAGTTCACTTATGCCACCGAATTGAAAGAAGAATGCTTGACTAAATCTAACGTCGCTTCTTTCCAACCACAGTATAGCCCTGACGGAAAGGAGATTGCTTTCCTTGAAAACCGTACGGCTATTCGTGTTATCAATCTGAAAAGCAAAGCTGTACGTACTGTTATGGATGCCAAATACCAGTATTCTTATGCAGACGGTGACCAATGGTTCCAATGGAGTCCCGACAGTAAATGGATTCTCTCTGATTTTATTGGTATAGGCGGCTGGAATAATAAAGATGTGGTACTGTTGAAAGCTGACGGAAAAGGAGAAATGGTGAACCTTACCGAAAGCGGATACAGCGACACCAATGCCAAATGGGTATTGGGTGGAAAAGCCATGATATGGAACAGTGACCGTTCCGGATACCGTAGTCACGGTAGCTGGGGAAGCGAAAGCGATACCTATATCATGTTCTTCGATGTAGATGCATACAACCGTTTCACCATGAGCAAAGAGGACCTCGCCCTACTTGAAGAGGCTGAAAAAACAGAGAAAGAAGAAAAGGCCAAGAAGGAAAAAGAGGAGAAAGAGAAAGCTGAAAAGAAGAAAGATAAGAAAGACGCTAAAACAAAAGATACCAAGAAAGAAGAAGACAAGAAAAAAGAAGAAGTCAAGCCGCTGACCTTCGACCTCGAAAATCGTTTCGATCGCATTGTCCGCCTGACAGTCAATTCTTCCCGTCTTAGTGACGCAGTACTGACTCCGAAAGGCGATGTACTCTATTATCTGGCAGCTTTCGAAGGTGACTATGATTTGTGGGAACATAAATTAAAAGAAAATACCACCAAAATATTGCTCAAAGGAGTCGGTGGAGGTGCATTGATCCCCGATAAAGAAGGTAAGAACATCTTTATGTGCACAAGAAGCCAACTAAAGAAAATCGAAATCGCCGGCAGCAAAGTCACTCCGATTGAATTTGAAGCCTTCTTCGATTATCGTCCTTATGGCGAACGCGCATATATCTTCGACCATGTCTACCAACAGGTAAATGATAAATTCTATGTCGCAGACCTTCAAGGAACCGACTGGAAAGGATATAAAGAAGCTTACCAACGCTTCCTGCCACATATCAATAATAATTATGACTTTGCTGAAATGCTGAGCGAACTGCTCGGAGAACTGAATGCCTCACATACGGGAGCCCGTTATGCAGGTGGAGGCAGTGCATTATCTACCGCTACATTGGGCGTCTTCTATGATGAATCATATAGTGGTACAGGACTGAAAATCAAAGAAATTCTGGATCAGAGTCCTTTCACTCAAAAGAAAACTGATGTGAAAGCAGGATGTATCATCGAAAAAGTAGACGGAAAAACGATTGAAGCCAATGCTGATTACTTCCCATTGTTTGAAGGCAAGGTAGGACGCAAAGTAATACTTACCGTATATGACCCGGCCACCAAAAAGCGTTTTGAAGAAACTGTGAAAGCTATCAGCTATGGGGCACAAAGTGAATTGCTCTACAAACGTTGGGTGAAACGTTGCGCACAGAAAGTAGAGGAGTTATCTGGCGGTCGCATTGCCTACGTACATATAAAAGGAATGGATAGTCCGAGCTTCCGTAAAATGTACTCCGAGTTACTGGGACGTTACCGCAACAAAGAAGCTGTCATAGTAGATACCCGTCATAATGGCGGCGGTTGGCTGCACGATGACGTCGTTACCCTTCTGAGCGGAAAAGAATACCAGCGTTTCGTTCCACGTGGACAATATATCGGAAGCGACCCATTCAACAAATGGCTGAAGCCTTCATGTATGTTAGCTTGTGAAGACAATTACAGTAATGCTCACGGTACTCCATACGTATATAAGACATTAGGCATCGGAAAATTGATTGGTACTCCCGTTGCAGGAACCATGACTGCTGTATGGTGGGAACGACAGATTGACCCATCTATCGTATTCGGTATCCCACAGGTAGGATGTATGGATATGCAAGGAAAATATCTCGAAAATCAAACTTTACAACCAGACATTCTGGTCTACAACGAACCGGGAGCCAGCCTGAAAGGAGAAGATGCTCAACTGAAAGCAGCAGTAAATCATCTACTGAAAGAGTTGTCAAAAAAGAAATAAGTATATTAATATAAAAGCCCCGAAATATGGGGCTTTTATATTAAACTATCTATCAGCGACCTAATACATTCATTTTTGGTTTTAAAGAAAGAAGTCGTTCCTTTAAAACCAACGACGCCTTCTGTTATATAGCTATTCTACAAGTTGGAAATATTTATTCTTTTAGAATCAGTAACGATTATAAGAAACCACTTTTTCCTGCGGCTTTCTCATCTTCTTCCGCTTCTCCTTTATCGGATATCCGATCGCAATATCCAGTAACAGACGTTTGGAAGCAGGTATGCCGGTCAAGCGCTTTATCTCCTTTTCATCAAACCAGCCCAAAATACACGATCCCAGTCCTTCACTTTCAGCAGCCAGTGTGATATGAGCAGCAGCAATTCCAATATCAATCAGCGGGAAATGCTTATCCTTCACTTTTCCTCCAAGTAGAGAAGTGATATTGGCGGACTCTTCTACAATCAGGATATGCACTGGAGCATCCTTAGCAAATTTATTCATCCCAAGTCCTGCAGCAGCCTTACCCACTTTTAAAGCCAATTCACGGTCAGTTATCACCACGAACTTCCAAGGCTGTGCATTACAGGCAGAAGGAGCCAAACGACCCGCCTCTAAAATCCTCTCCAACTTCTCCGCTTCTACCGAACGTTCTTTATCATACGCCCGGTCACTCTGCCGGGAAAGTACCAATTGCAGAAAGTCTATATATTCCATATTATTTGTATTGAATCATCCGGCTGATATACTTGCCGATTATATCAAACTCGATATTCACCACACTGCCGATTGTAAACGTATGGAAATTGGTATATTCATAAGTATAAGGAATGATAGCCACCTGAAAAGTATCATCTGTCGGATTACATACCGTCAGACTAACACCGTTCACGGTCACCGAACCCTTATCAACAGTAATATATCCGCGCTTTGCCATTTCTTTATCAAACGCATACCGGAATGTAAAGTACCAACTTCCTTCTGCATCCTTAATATCAATGCAGGTTGCAGTCTGGTCTACATGTCCCTGAACAATATGCCCATCCAAACGGCCGTTCATCATCATGCTACGCTCTACATTCACCTTATCTCCTACCTTCAACAGACCGAGATTGGAACGTTCCAATGTTTCTTTCATGGCAGTCACCGTATACGTGTCATCCGTCAGACTTACTACTGTCAGGCAGACACCGTTGTGAGAAATACTCTGGTCGATTTTCAACTCATTCACAAACGAACACTTAAATGTAAAGTGTATATTCTCCTGGTCTTTCACCAGTGCTACCAAGGTAGCATATTCTTCTACAATTCCGGAAAACATAATTTACGATTTTACGATTTGAAATACTCTTTTTATATAGGGTTCAAAGATACAAATAAGCCGGCAGGAAAGAAAATAAGAGCAAAAAAAAATGGGGCTTTTCACAAAGCTCCATTTTTCAGTTTTCAATAGGTATTAGTTTTTTTTAAGGTAAAAAGATTGTTTTCAGGATAACGGTGCAAATATAGTCGCTTTTACTGATACTCTCCAAATTATAAAACATGTCATATAACATCTTTTTGAAAATTCTTTGGATTTATTATCATTTGACGCAAAAACGCCTGTAACTTACCCGTTATAGGAGACAAATATAGGATAAAATTTTAAGGAGCCCTAATTTCTGTTTAAAAACCTGCAAAAAATTATCTATTCGGATAGTTCTCGTCTATCTTTCCGCTATGCTTTAATACCTTGGCGTCAATGAAGAAAACAATCTCTTCGGCGATATTATTAATGTGGTCGCCGGAACGTTCCAATTTACGGAAAACGCTCACCAAATCCACACACGTATGTACTGTTTCAGGATGTTCAATGATATAATCGGCAAGGATTCCCGTTGCCTGTGCGTTGATTTCGTCCAGCAGATTATCTTTGCCGAATACGGTAGTTGCCATTTCAATACTCTCCTCATGCAAGGCACGTTTTGCCAGTTCCAACATTGAAAGTACCTCAGCATGCATCTCACCCAAACGCAGACGCGTCATTAACTCAGCGTCAAGCACCGGTTCTTTGCAACGTATCACGAAACGGGCAATCCCTTCCGCAAAGTCTCCCAAGCGTTCCAGATTCGTATTAATCTTCAGCATAGCCAATACAAAACGAAGGTCGATTGCTACCGGATTGTATAGTGCGATAATATCTTCCACATCACTGTCTATTTTTAGTTCGAAGGCATTCACCCGGCGTTCACGGACCATTACCTGTTGCGCCAACTCCTTGTCGAGTGTCAAAACAGCCTCCCCGGCACGGTCAAGCTGATTATACACCAACGTCCACATCTCGTCAATTTCCTTCTTCAATAGAATGAGTTCCGATTCTATAAACTTTACCATAGTCTATTATATATAAGTGTTAATATTCCTATTTATCCCCGCCATTCCGGTACAAACTATCCGAAACGTCCTGTAATATAATTCTGCGTAGCCTCTTTCTCCGGATTCGTGAAAATCTTCTTCGTATTGTCAAATTCCACCATTTCACCCATATAAAAGAACGCGGTCTTATCACTTACACGAGCTGCCTGCTGCATATTATGCGTTACAATCACAATCGTATAGTCCTTCTTTAATTCGTGAATCAATTCTTCCACTTTAGCCGTAGAAATAGGGTCGAGTGCAGAAGCAGGCTCATCCATCAACAACACTGAAGGAGATACCGCCATTGCACGAGCGATACAAAGACGCTGCTGCTGCCCGCCGGACAAAGCATAGGCCGATTCTTTCAGTTTATCTTTCACTTCATCCCAAAGCGCAGCCCCTTTCAGCGTTTCTTCCACCCGTTGACGAATGAATGCATTATCCTTCACTCCATTCACACGAAGTCCATAAGCCACATTCTCGAAGATACTTTTCGGAAAAGGATTAGGACGCTGGAACACCATTCCCACATTTTTACGAAGTTCGTCCACTTTCACTCCTTTCGCATATATATTCTGTCCGTCAATACGAATCTCCCCCTCCAAGCGGGTAGCGGGAATCAAATCATTCATCCGGTTGAAAAGCCGGAGAAAGGTAGACTTTCCACAACCGGAAGGCCCGATAAACGCAACAACCGATTTTTCCTCAATCTGCATACTGATTCCTTTCAAAGCATGGAAATCACCATACCAGAAATTCACATCACGCGCATCTATTTTTACTGTATCCATATATTATTTAATTCGTCTTTACTCTTTTTTCAAAATATTTCCTCAAAGCATTAGCCAGCAGATTCACCAGTAGGATAATCACAATCAGGACCAATGCAGTGCCATAAGCTAACGGCAACTGCGCCTCCATATCCGTTCCACTGGTCGAAATCACATACAAGTGATAAGGCAACGCCATACACTGGTCAAGAATACCGGTCGGCAACTGCGGCAGGAAGTAAGCGGCGCAAGTAAACAGAATAGGAGCCGTTTCACCCGAAACACGCCCTAAAGCCAGAATCAGCCCGGTGATAATGTTCGGCATTCCCATAGGCAGAATTACATGCCAGATCGTTTGCAACTTTGTTGCTCCCAATGCCCGACTACCTTCACGCATACTATCCGGAATAGCCTTCAACGCTTCTTCCGTAGTACGTATCACCAAAGGTACACAAAGTAAGCCTAACGTCAAAGAACCCGCTAGGATACTGTCACCAAAGCCCATATAATTGACAAACAATGCCATACCAAACAAACCGAACACAATAGAGGGAATACCACTCAGGTTATTCGTCATTACCCGGATAAAGCGTACCAATTTTCCTTTCGGCGCATACTCATTCATGTAGATGCCACTCATCACACCTACCGGGAAAGCAAACAACGCACTACCCACCATTAGATAAAAAGTACCTACGATAGCCGGCCAGATACCTCCACCCCTCATACCGTCCGTAGGTGCTGAAGTGATAAACTCCCAACTGATAGCACCACTGCCTTTATATATAATAAACCCGAGAATTGCAAAGAGTATCAGCACAATACAAAGACTCAACAAACGGAAAATTCCGAAAGCCAGCTTCTGCGAACGATGTTTAGCCTTATTATTACTACACATTTCCATTTTATTTACTACGTTTTAATCCTTTAGAAGAAATGTATTCCACGCTAAAGTTAATAATTAGTGTGATGAAGAACAGCACGACGCCCAACATAAACAAGGCCTGATAATGCGGACCACCGGCAGGAGCTTCTCCCAATTCCGCCGCAATGATAGCCGGAATGGTACGCAACGGTTCGAGAATAGTAGTCGGAATTACGGCAGCATTACCCGTCACCATTAACACCGCCATTGTTTCACCGATAGCCCGTCCGATGCCAAGCACTACTCCGGAAGTAATCCCCGAAATAGAATAAGGAATCACTACCTTATATATAGTCTGCCATTGCGAAGCTCCTAATGCCAAACTCGCCTCCCGCATAGCACGCGGACAGTTTCTCATCGCATCCTCCGTCACCGTAATTATGGTAGGCAATGCCATAATAGCCAGCACGATACTTCCTGCCAATCCACTCTCGCCCACCGGAAGATCAAACAGTTTCTGAATCAACGGAACAATAACGATCAATCCGAAAAAGCCGTATACAACGGAAGGAATACCACTCAATAATTCAATAATAGGTTTCAGCCAGCTCCGTACCTTCGGATTTGCCACTTCGGACATATAAATAGAAACCGAAAGTCCGAACGGTAATGCAAAAAGAATAGCAAACAAGCTTACCCACAACGTACCGGCAATCAAAGGCAGAAATCCGAACTGTGCTGCCGGAGTTGCCGTCGGAAACCATTCGGCACCTGCAAAAACATCCTTTACCGAAATCGTGTTATCTTCTATAAGATGCACCGCGTCAGGATGAACGATAAACTTCTGCGGAACAAATGCCACAATACCCGGCATCTTTTCCACTAGTTCCGTTATCTTCTCACCTGCATATTCATAAGCGGGGCCGAGTTCTTCTTCGGTATAATACTGTGTTATATCCTCCAGACGGAAAACCCGGATAGGCAGGTCTTTCCCGCCGAGTTCTTTCCAGTTCGTTATCTCCTCATCGAAAACATTCTTTATCTGCGCCGGAGTCAGCACGCTTACCTTATTACTCTTATTCAGCGCCAACACATATCCTTCTTCAATCACTTTACTTTTGAATAGCCCGAAAGCTTCAGTAAACAGGAAAAGAACGATAAGCAGAATTGTAATGCTCGTTACGAAACCACTACAAGTCAGAACACCTTCTATAATCTTTTCAAAAAACTTTTTCATACCTATTTGAATTCTGATGCAAAGAAAGCATCTCCTTATTAAGGGGATGTGACTAATGTTTGAAGGAAATGTTTCAATCATATTACATTTGTATTACAACATCTATTTCCACCCTACATGAAACAAGAATGTAATATCCAATTGTTTTATTTGCACCAGCAATAAAAAGAATAATTTATGAAAGTGAGAAGAAACTTATTAATCGCCTTTTCCCTACTCTCTCTTAGTGTCAATGCACAACGTATCAAAGGCAGCGACACTGTATTGCCTGTCGCCCAGCAGACAGCAGAACGGTTTATGAACCAGCACCCTGACGCCCGTGTCACAGTGACCGGCGGAGGAACCGGTGTAGGTATCTCCGCTTTAATGGATAACACAACGGACATCGCCATGGCCTCCCGTCCGATCAAGTTCAGCGAAAAGATGAAAATCAAGGAAGCCGGACAGGATGTAGACGAAATCATTGTAGCCTATGATGCTCTTGCCGTAGTGGTACATCCTTCCAATCCTGTGAAACAACTTACCCGCCAGCAATTGGAAGACATTTTCCGTGGAAAGATCACCAACTGGAAACAAGTGGGCGGAGACGACCGCAAAATAGTAGTGTACTCCCGTGAAACATCTTCCGGAACTTACGAATTTTTCAAGGAAAGCGTATTGAAAAACAAAAATTATATGTCGAGCAGCCTTTCCATGCCTGCCACCGGTGCCATTATCCAGTCTGTCAGCCAGACAAAAGGAGCCATCGGATATGTCGGTCTGGCCTATGTATCTCCGCGTATCAAGACTCTCTCCGTATCCTATGACGGAAGCCATTATGCTACGCCTTCGGTAGAAAATGCCACCAACAAAACATATCCGATCGTGCGCCCTCTTTATTACTATTACAATGTAAAAAACAAAGAGGCAGTCACCCCCTTGATTCAGTTTATTCTTTCACCCGAAGGACAGGAGATTATAAAAAAGAGCGGCTATATTCCGGTTAAGTAATCACATCCGTATCTATCAGAAGATGTGTTAAAAACCTGAATTAGAAAGCAATTGGCAGATAGTCTAAACTTTTTTTCTATTTTTGAGGTTTTATTCCTTTTTTTTTCATAATATAGCCGATGAATATAATTATCACCAGAGCATTAAATATGGAATTTGAGGAAAAAGACCTTGCTGCAAAGGTTTTTCATGGAAAAAAAGATAAACTACTATACATACTAGAACTTTCTTATAAGAAGTACTATAATTTGTTGTATAACTATGGATTAAAACTAACCAACGATTCTGAGTTGGTTCAGGACTTTATCCAAGAAATATTCACTAAACTTTGTAAACGTGAAAATATCGATAACATTTCTAATATAAAGATATACCTACTCCGTGCTATGCGTAATATAATCTACGATTATTACGTAGCCCAAAAAGATATAGTCAGCATCGATGATATGGAATTCTTAATTCCTGATGATGCTGAAGTATTCAAGACATTCTTTTCTAAAAATGATGAGGAACTGCAAAAATATCAAACCTTATTGCAGACAATCAATTCTTTGCCCAATCAACAGAAACAAATTCTTTATTTATTTTACATAAAGGGATTAACTCATAAAGAGATTAGCGAAGTGTTGGATATCAATCCGCAATCATCTATGAACTCCCTTGCCAAATCTATCCGCAAGCTACGCATACAGTTCGGGCAGATATCCGAAAAATAGAGAAACCTTCATCGACGGATTTATTTTGTAAATATCCGAAAATGAAGGTTTTTCTAAAACATTAATATCTGACGAATATATTAACGAACAGGTATTTCTACACGCCTCCCATCGGCCTGGACTGCATAAAGCTTAGCATCAGCCAGATCAATTCCACCAGGTATATCATACCCATACATATTAAAAAAATAAAGCAGGTCACCGTCCGCTGCCCCACGACGTAACTCGAAAGCCACAGCATTCTCTCCATTCTTCACTGAATATCTACGACCGTTAACCGTGCAATATACTTCACTGCTGACCGGTTTTACACTACCTTTAAACTGTGTATAATACCCGACATCCGAAGGCTCACTATCCAAACCAATATCTCCGGCTTTACGGTCTTCAATATATTGAAACGCGTGTTTCGGTTTAGGATAGATAGACATCTCCGCCTTTGCTTTCCGAATCATTTCCTCTGTTACAAGATAATCATAAGTTCCATATTGTTCGATGACACCCTTTCCCGGTATAAAGAATCCCCACAATTCAAAAAAGTCACTCAAATCCTCATGAGCAGCCTGTGAAGCCTTTACCGCTAACTTCAATTGAGCAGCTCCCGGGTTATTCTCATCAATACGATCTGCCCGTAATAATTGGAAAAGCGTTTGCCAAAATTTTTCATTATAACCACACCGATGATAATAATTCCACAGTTGCCAATACATACGCATATGGATTTCGGTATCTTCATTCATGTGATGTGGGTTTCCCATGTCGAACCAAGCCTGTCCTTCTACAAAACGCGCATCAGCCAAATGAAAAAGTTCACTACCACGAGAACAATATTTGCCTAATTTATAAAGCACATAATTAGAAAATAAATTATTGGAAGATTCAGTACAACCAGGCCAGTTTATCGCTTTCTGATGAATGTGTCCGATCTCATGTGCAGGTCCCCAGGCATTATCTTTATCTGCCATTACATTATCCCTCAATAAGATATTATCAAGATAAGTATAAACAAAAGCCACACGATAATCCGACGCCCACATATACCCATATTCCGGTGAAATAGCAAAAATATGATTATTCATTTGTGAAGGCCATACATCTTCAATCCCCATTAATTCCTGTTCCCAGCCAACAATATCATCCCACAAGTTAATGGCGGAAAGTATTCTATCGGGAACAAAACTCCGTAATTTTTCAGTATGGAAATAAAACATGATCTTATTACCACGAACACAAAAATACTTATGGTTTGCCGCAGCCAACAACTGTGCATATTTCTGATCCGTCTTATGATCTTTCAAATCAAAAAAGCCGGTCACTTTTCCACTACCTGAAGGAATATGAATGTTTACAGGTTTAGCCCTGTCATCATTGAGCATAGCTGTATACATCACAAATAATTGCCCGGATTCTTTCATCGTCAATTTGTTTATACCCGGAGATAGAAAATAAATAGAACCACTTGAGTTGACTATCCAACCTCTATCTTCTTCATCATTCGTATAAGTCTCTCCTATCACTTGCAAAGAGAGTTGCTGTCCGTATGTATCTCCGACCAATACGATGATTTCTTCATCTTTCTCCACCGATATACCGGTAGGATTATCAAGATTGCCATATTTTTTAGTCATCAATTTGTCTGCCCATTCGACAACATCACTGTACGGGGCATACTTTCTGATTCGGAACTCTTTCTCATGTGTATCGTATGTATCATTATACAGAGCTAAAGCCAAACGGGCAAAGTATCCCGGCAATTCATTGATAACATCTTCTGTGACACCTTCGTTCAAGGCAGTACATGAAAGATCTGTGAAGACTTTAAGTAATTGGTCATTCACCGAGCTTTCTTTATTATATCGGAAAAACTCCATTTCATCACAACTCACAAAGTTATTATATCCTGAATATACCATAAATTTAATGCCGCTAACACGCTTTGTCTCGTCAAACAAAACCCGTGACGCCATATCTTGTCCACGAAAATCGTATTCCCCATATTTCACCCAATCAGTATGTCCGATATCAGTGGCCGTATAAACTTCCACCCGACCAAAATTACCATTGCCGGCACGGGTATGATAAATCACATAATCAATCTCTGTATCCGGTTCAAAATAATATTCGAGCGACACTGGAAAATTTGCTGATTTTCCAAATAAAGAATGATAGCCATCAGCTTCAGGAGTAAACTTTCCGTCAAAAGAACATTCAATTCCACGACCATTTTGATGTTCCGAATCTTTGCCTCCAATAACCTTTACCTGGATATCTTCAGGCACCTCGAAGGTAGAAAACTGTAACACCGTAATCGTATAATCATGAATAGCAGATGTTACGGATATCGTAGCAGTTCTATTATCACGAGTATTATTAGACTCTGCCTTCATCACTATAACCTGTCCTTTTTCCGGATCAGCCTCTTTATAAACTTTAAGCCAGTCCGCATCACTTTCCACCTGCCAATCCGACATAGGAAGCGTAGTCTTTACCTGAACGACAACGGTAGAAGCATTCCCGTCCAAGCTCTGTTGCAAAGCAGTTCCCTCAATTTCAAATTTTGAATTTAATTGTTCCTCATCTTTACAAGATTGCAACAGAAACAACCAAACTCCAATGAATCCAGCTAATCTTATGATATTATATATTTTCACAATTTCCTCCTTTCTATTCAAGTTCGAACACTGTTAATACAGCAGCATGGTCTCCAGGCCATACGTCATCTATCTCAGGCATTGTACGTACAATCTTCGAAGCAACAGTTTTTATTCCATTACCTTTACTATAAATAAAATCAATACGAGAAGTCTGCGACTGTCCGTAAATGACCGCATACGTTCCTTCGCCCCGTTCCAATTCATCCGGGTTTATCTCTCTGAAAGTATCCCTAAAACCTTTATCAAGCATATAACGTGACACGGGCAGTTCCTCAGCTATATATCCGAAATGAATAGGAGCCGCCTTATGCGTCCAATCCAAATGGCTGCACGAATTAAAGTCCCCACCGATAATGACCGGCATAGAAGAATCCACATAAGGAATCAAGTCATTCTCCAACAGACGTTTCATATCGACCAAAGCTAATATACTATCCTCCGCAGCCCACCTATGAGTGTCCATTCCATAATTAGCATAATAACAAGTATATTCCGGCCGGTAGGCATAACGCAACCAGCAAGCATTCAGATACACCTTTTTCCCGGAAGGGAGCGTGATTATAGCAGGATTTGAATAAAAAGTATTCTTCGTCTTAATTTTCTGTATAGGATAACGGCTAAACAAACACAAATTATCCCCTGGAGAAGGAGTCTGTAAATTAAATCCGATAGCTTTTGCTATCATTTCTTGCGAACCGTATCCTTCTTGCATAGTAACAACATCAGCACCGGACTGCTTAATCAGATCGATAATACGTTCGCGCCCATCTTTGCCCAAATGTTTACCTCCGTGCCAGATATTCCATTGGAGTACTTTCAGATATTTCTTATTATTCCGGCTATCAGATGTAATCATTACCGGGAGACAATCATCGGATAATATGGGAGTAATAGAACGACGGCCTATTTTTACAGACTGAACGTTTACTCCCAAGCAATTACCCAATACAGCCTCAGCATTGACATCGACCGTAACTAATAGATAGTTGGTACCATGTTTCAACCGCGTGGATTCGTTTTCCGAAAGACGTATCTTCATCTTTCCGGATTTCGGGATCAATCCGCCTTTTACCAATTCAATCCGTACATTCGAACGAGGTTTCGACCCGGTATTATAAATATGGATCCGTTCGATATCTTTCAACGAAGTACAATTTCCAAAATCAAGCACCAGTTCTTTTACCGCTTTAGGCGACTGTTCACCTTGAGTCTCTATACGTAGTTTTAACAGTTGAAAGTCTCGTTTTCCCCGGTCAACATCCCATTCGGCAGGCAAAGCCACTACCTTGAACAATTCTTGTTCTCCATATTCCGCACGAAATAAAGGGTTATCATTTTCAACCGCATAAGCTAAAGGGGCAGACTTATATTGCTCCAGACGGCCGTTACGCAAATGAAATGACAACCGTCCCTCCGCAGCTCTATTGATAGAGATATCCTCCGATAAATCATCAAAATTATAATAACCTTTCAAACAATCAAACTGACTGTGCCGTGCTGTGACCGGACGATACATCCATTCATTCAATTCCTTTTCCGTCAATCCTGTTTTCCAAATGCGCACTTCATCAATGCAACCACCAAAAGCGCTCTCTGATGATTCATTGATTCCGATTGCTCCGGGTAAAATGACAGTGGCAGTATCTTTACGAGCGACTTCCCGGCCATTAATA
The nucleotide sequence above comes from Bacteroides caccae. Encoded proteins:
- a CDS encoding endonuclease/exonuclease/phosphatase family protein; the protein is MKTLLYTIFFSLFGIHLLAQSNKAVCLDGKDNNLRIGMDTLCRHWTLEAWIKPDNNEWKSQEVIIGGGEYSELNSLDYLPLVIDHGRLCNVATGLVGEEIPKGKWTHVAAVCNGRCILLYINGREVARKDTATVILPGAIGINESSESAFGGCIDEVRIWKTGLTEKELNEWMYRPVTARHSQFDCLKGYYNFDDLSEDISINRAAEGRLSFHLRNGRLEQYKSAPLAYAVENDNPLFRAEYGEQELFKVVALPAEWDVDRGKRDFQLLKLRIETQGEQSPKAVKELVLDFGNCTSLKDIERIHIYNTGSKPRSNVRIELVKGGLIPKSGKMKIRLSENESTRLKHGTNYLLVTVDVNAEAVLGNCLGVNVQSVKIGRRSITPILSDDCLPVMITSDSRNNKKYLKVLQWNIWHGGKHLGKDGRERIIDLIKQSGADVVTMQEGYGSQEMIAKAIGFNLQTPSPGDNLCLFSRYPIQKIKTKNTFYSNPAIITLPSGKKVYLNACWLRYAYRPEYTCYYANYGMDTHRWAAEDSILALVDMKRLLENDLIPYVDSSMPVIIGGDFNSCSHLDWTHKAAPIHFGYIAEELPVSRYMLDKGFRDTFREINPDELERGEGTYAVIYGQSQTSRIDFIYSKGNGIKTVASKIVRTMPEIDDVWPGDHAAVLTVFELE